The following proteins are encoded in a genomic region of Dialister hominis:
- a CDS encoding YihY/virulence factor BrkB family protein: protein MEEKITDSTAVYFLKRMINRFNDDNVTALAAESTYYFILGLIPFMIFFVNAMLFFAAPQVDLITKAVHYLPQQVAVTLQANINRILQARSSIWLVVGLATALWTASQGVTTLIRSMDCAFYGDRDKQSYIKVKIKSLIFTMLISFAMILSLGLIVFGNAVVYAIAYYFNVADVFLEMWTMAKFGIPFVIFTFSLAGFYQFAPAGRRSEWKRIIAASFIVTVVLLGLTAAYGYYILHVSSMGITYGSLIGLIVLFIWFHLTAMTIITGGEFIMAWDETARRHDLDEIIKSE from the coding sequence ATGGAAGAGAAAATCACTGACTCTACAGCGGTGTATTTTCTGAAGCGCATGATCAATCGTTTCAATGACGATAATGTCACAGCGCTGGCGGCAGAAAGTACATACTACTTCATACTGGGACTGATTCCTTTCATGATCTTCTTCGTGAACGCCATGCTTTTCTTCGCGGCACCGCAGGTCGACCTTATTACAAAGGCAGTCCATTACTTACCTCAGCAGGTCGCTGTCACGCTGCAGGCCAACATCAACCGTATCCTGCAGGCAAGAAGCTCCATCTGGCTGGTTGTCGGTCTTGCTACCGCCTTGTGGACAGCCTCCCAGGGGGTCACGACGCTGATCCGGTCCATGGACTGCGCCTTCTATGGAGACAGGGACAAGCAGTCTTATATCAAAGTCAAAATCAAGTCACTCATCTTCACGATGCTCATCTCATTTGCGATGATCCTTTCCCTTGGTCTTATCGTTTTCGGAAACGCAGTCGTCTATGCGATTGCCTACTACTTCAATGTGGCGGATGTATTTCTTGAAATGTGGACGATGGCCAAGTTCGGCATCCCGTTCGTAATCTTCACCTTTTCTCTGGCAGGCTTCTATCAGTTCGCGCCGGCAGGAAGGAGAAGCGAGTGGAAACGCATCATTGCGGCATCCTTCATCGTGACAGTCGTACTCTTGGGACTGACAGCCGCTTACGGGTACTACATCCTTCATGTATCATCCATGGGCATCACGTACGGCTCCCTGATCGGCTTGATCGTCCTCTTCATCTGGTTCCACCTGACAGCCATGACAATCATCACAGGCGGTGAATTCATCATGGCATGGGATGAAACAGCAAGACGACATGATCTGGACGAAATCATAAAAAGTGAATAA
- a CDS encoding alpha/beta hydrolase: MRQSVLSNARDTYMVDYRIAPRYPYPAALDDAFTAYQSLLKGGCDPKSIIVFGDSAGGNLALALSLKLKDEKLPQPGLLILDSPWTTMETISPSRQGSVKKDLILGEINPNMFYEINHPSYAKGAKLDDPYLSPLYGDLTGLPPMLIQTGGYEVFLDEGMKLAEKAASDDVKVTLTVYPYMSHDFPFCVPEIQDSVDAFEEMQSFINLNMKP; encoded by the coding sequence ATGCGTCAGTCTGTCCTTTCCAATGCGAGGGACACCTACATGGTAGACTACCGGATTGCGCCGAGGTATCCGTATCCGGCTGCACTGGATGATGCCTTCACGGCGTATCAGTCACTCCTCAAAGGCGGCTGCGATCCCAAGAGCATCATCGTCTTTGGCGATTCTGCCGGAGGAAACCTTGCCCTGGCTCTTTCGCTGAAGCTGAAGGATGAAAAGCTTCCCCAGCCCGGACTCCTTATCCTTGACTCCCCGTGGACGACGATGGAAACGATTTCTCCATCGAGACAGGGCAGCGTGAAAAAAGATCTGATCCTTGGCGAAATCAATCCAAACATGTTCTACGAAATCAATCATCCATCCTACGCCAAAGGCGCAAAGCTGGATGACCCTTACCTGTCCCCTCTTTACGGCGATCTCACGGGCCTTCCTCCCATGCTGATCCAGACCGGCGGATACGAAGTATTTCTGGATGAAGGCATGAAGCTTGCTGAGAAAGCCGCTTCTGACGATGTCAAAGTGACGCTCACCGTCTATCCCTACATGTCCCACGACTTCCCCTTCTGCGTCCCTGAGATACAGGACAGTGTCGATGCCTTTGAAGAAATGCAGAGCTTCATCAACCTGAACATGAAACCCTGA